AGGTCCTGATGCAGCAGACGATTGCCATCGTCGTGTTTCGCACGGTGGTGGTGGGCGGATTCCTGATTCTCGGCAGTCGGCTGGTGATCGACCGGCAGATCTCCCTGGGGCAGTTCGTCGCGTCCGAACTGATTATCGTGACCGTCCTCGTGGGCGTGGAGAAGCTGATCCTCAGCATGAGCACCATCTACGATATCCTCACGTCAGCGGAGAAGGCGGGGTTCGTGTCCGACCTCCCGCTCGATGCGAGCGGTGGAAGCGCGCTGCCGACGGCTGGGAACGGGATGTCGATCACGCTGCGCGCCGTGTCCTATCGCTATGCGCCCGACCAGCGGCCGGTGTTGCGCAACGCCACGGCCACGGTTCGCCCGGGTGAGCGCGTGGGCATCTCCGGTTTTGAAGGCTCGGGGCGCACCACGCTGCTCAAGCTGATGGCGGGGCTGCTGGATGACTACGAAGGGACCGTGTTGTTCGATGGACAACCGCTGCGGGCGTTGGACAGCGCTGTATTGCGCGCGCAGGTCGGCCAGTACATGTCCACCAATGACCTGTTCGACGGGACCGTGCGCGAGAACGTTGCGGTGGGTCGCGCCGGCATCGATGACGCGGCGGTCCGTCGGGCGATCGAGGAGGTCGGACTGACACGGGACATCGAGGACATGCCGCATGGTCTGGACACACAGATCACCCACGGCGGGCGTCGGCTCACGCAGAACACCGCCATCAAGCTGCACTTCGCGCAGGCGATCGCCGGGACACCTCGGCTGCTCGTGGTGGATGATCTGTTTCAGAACCTGCAGGGCGCCGACCGGAGGCGACTCATCGCGCTGCTCGTCGATCGCTCGCGCTCGTGGACCGTGGTCGTGGTGTCACATGATCCCGCGCTGCTGGCGGCCATGGACCGTGTGCTCGTGCTTGACGAGGGCGCGCTAGGCGCGTCGTCGGCATCGGAGGATCGCTGACCATGGCAGGCGTACCGGAGCGGATCCCGCCCGACCAGCTGCCGCTGACGACTGCCCGGCTGCTGCAGGAGCAAACGTCGTATCGCATCGTCTGGATGTGGCTGGGCGGCATCGGCATTGCGCTGCTGCTGGTACTCTTCCTGCCCTGGCAGCAGACCGTGCAGGGCGATGGCAAGGTGTCGGCGCTGTCTCCGCAGGATCGTCCGCAGACGCTGCCGTCACGCATTGACGGACGAATCGAACGCTGGTTGGTGCCCGAGGGCACGTTCGTGCGGGCGGGGACCACGATCGTCGAGATCAGCGAAATCAAGGACGAATACATGGATCCTCGATTGGTTGAGCGGACCACCGAGCAACTGGACGCCAAGGTTCAGGGAAATCGCGACAAAGCGGGCAAGGCTGATGCCTATTCGCGTCAGATCGAGGCGCTCGAGCGTTCGCTGACGGTGAAGCGGCAGCAGGCGCGCAACAAGGTCGCGCAATACACGGCGGCGCTGGAGCAGGCGGTGCTGGACGATTCGCTGGCGCGCGACCAGTATCGTCGCCGCGACGCGCTGTTCGCGTCGCCGCTCGGGCTGACGTCGCTCAACGACCTGCAGGCATCGCGACTCAAGTCGCAATCGGCCTCGGCAAAAATGGTCGAGAAGCGCAACGAACTGGCGAACGCCGAAGTCGATCTCGAGGGCATCGAGGCGGAATACCGCGAGAAGATCGAAAAGGCGCGCGGTGAGCGGCTGTCGACGCTGGCCGATATCCAGGAAGGTGTGGGGGAGGTGAGCAAGCTGCGGAACAAGGTCGCGTCCTTGAACGTGCGCCACGGCTACTATCGCATCACTGCGCCACAGGATGGCTACGTCGTCAAGGCGATCAAGCAGGGTGTGGGCGAAATGGTCAAGCCGGGTGATCCCATTGTCACGGTACAACCGACGGCCGCGAAGCGTGCGGTGGAACTGCATGTGCGGCCGATGGACGTGCCGCTGCTGCGCGTGGGTGGCAAGGTCCGCCTGATCTTCGATGGGTGGCCGGCGCTGCAGTTCTCCGGATGGCCCAGCGTGTCCGTGGGGACATTTGGTGGCGAGATTGTGGTCATTGATCAGGTGGCAGGCGCTGATGGGCGATTCCGTACGCTGGTGGTGCCAGACGGCGCTGACGAAGCGTGGCCGACGCAGCTCCGTATCGGTTCAGGTGTGCACGCATGGGCCGCGCTCAACACGGTGCGCGTGTGGTTCGAGATTTGGCGGCAGTTGAACGGATTCCCACCCAGTCTCGATATCGCGAACGCCGATGGCGCGTCGTCCGGTGGCGGCGGAGGCGGGAAGAAGTGATGGCGTTTACACGAAAGGCCTGTCGGGCGACCATGATCCTCGGCTTGACGGTCATGGGTGGCAGCCTTCGTGCGCAAGCAGTGATGCCGTTTTCGCGGTATGCCGCGCAGGTCGAGGCGAATCACCCGATTGCCCAGCAGGCCCGGTTGGTCGCCGCTCAGGCGCGCACGGCCATGCAGGAGGCCTGGGGCGCGTTCGATCCAAAGCTGTCGCTCTCATTCGCCCAGAAAGCGTACAAAGGCGAACAGTATTTCTCGTATCTCGATGCCGGTGTGAAAGTCCCGACGCCGATAGGGGCCGATCTCAAGCTGGGATTTGAACGCGCGTCAGGCTTTCGCGTGAGTGACGATCGCACCACGCCACGGTCCGGCCTGTTCTCACTGGGACTCTCGGTGCCCGTGGGACAGCGCCTGATCACCGACGAGCGGCGAACCGCATTCACGATTGCGCGGGCGCAGCGCGAGATCGGTGACGCGGAACGCCAGGGCATGATCAACAAGTTGCTGCTTGACGCCGCCAAGGCGTATGGTGCGTGGTATGCGGCCGAGCGCCGATTCGAGATTGCGGCGGAGGGCGTGACTCTGGCGACGTTTCGTCTGCAGGCGGTCGAACAGCGGGTGCGCAACGGCGAGAATGCGCCGATTGACACGCTGGAAGCATCGCTTGAAGTGCAACGACGCGCCGTCGCGCGGCTGGAGGCTGAGAACGAACGGCTCGCGGCGCGCGTGATGGCGGCCGTGTTCCTTTGGGATTCGCGCGGTCAACCGGAGGAGCTGCCGCCCGACGCGCAGCCTGTATTGGCAGGGCTCGATCAGACCACCACGGACACGACGCGCCTGGCCATCTGGATCGCCGCCGTCGCCAGCCGGCATCCGGAATTGCGAAAGGTTGAAGGCAAACTGCGCGCCGCGCAGGCGGAGCGTCTGTTCGCCCAGCAGGCGCAGATTCCGTTTGCCGAGGCTACGGTGGCGGCCATCGGCGATCGTGATCCGATAGGACTGCTGGGCGCGAGCGATCGCTGGCGGGACAACTTCAAGGCGGGTCTGGACGTGGAGTCGTCACTGCTGCTGCTCAAGGAGCGCGGCAAAGCCGCGCGCAGCCGTCAGAAGGAGGAGTTCGTCCGCCTTGATCGCGACCTGCTGCGCCGGGAACTGGCGTACGACGTGCGCCTGGCGCTCAATGATGTGGTGCTGCTCGAACGCGTGTTGACGGCGCAACGGGCCAACGTGCGGTCTGCCTCACAATTGCGGGACGCCGAACAGACGCGTTTCAGCAGCGGGGAGAGCACCTTGCTGGTGGTCAATCTGCGGGAAAGGTTGGTGCTGGATGAGTCGGCCAAGCTGGCCACCGTCGAGGGGAAACTGGCCGCCGCGCGCGCCGCACTGGTGGTGGCCGTTGGTGACGCGAGTCTGATCCGGTAGCGACACTTTTTTTTCGCTGCGGCGTAGGAAGGTGCATCCGGTCACTTTCCACGCTTCCCCGTCTATTCCATGAGAAATTCCAGAGTGTTTCGACGCGCATCGTGCGTGTTGCTGCTGGGTATCGCCGCGCAGCTTCCCGCCCGTGCGCAGGCGCAGCGCCGGTCCGCGGCTCCCCCGCGAGGCATCTTTTCAGGCGCCGGCTATCTCCAGGTGAGTGAGCCCAAGGGGGACTTCGGCACGAACACCGGCAACGGGTTCGGTCTCAACGCCGCGGGCATCTGGCGCCTCGCGCCAAGCGGTCTCGCCAACATCCGCGCCGACGCCGGCTTCATCACGTACGGCTCAAACACGCGCCGCATTGATTTCGCCAACACCGGTGGTCTGGTGAAGCTCGATCTGCGCACGAACAGCAGCATCTTCTCGCTGGTCGGTGGACCGCAGATCGGTGGTACGGCGGGTCCCATCTCGCCGTACATCGCGGCGCTGGGCGGATTCTCGGTGTTCTGGACCGAAAGTTCGGTGGAGGGTTCGCGCAATAACAGCAATGAGCCGTTTGCCAGCACCACCAATGCAAGCGACTTTGTGGTGGCCTACGGGGGCGCGGCGGGATTGACCATCCGACTCCACGAAGGCGATCGGCCGGTGCGCCTCGATCTGGGCGCGCGTCTGTTGCGCCACGATGATGTCAGCTATCTCAACGAAGCGCGCGTGGAAGAGGCCTTCAAGAACAACCGCGACCCGATTCCGCTCCGTGGTCGCGCCGACTTCGTCACCTATTATCTGGGTGCGAACGTGGTGGTCTTCTGATCGGTGTGCCGCCGGCCGGCGTCGGGTTGGCCACCACACGGTGGACGTCACCCGGTGCCGGTACGGCTGGCGCTCCCACAATATCGCGCGCCGCGGCCAGCGCGTCGTCCACGCCCGCGAACACGCCCGATTCGCCGATCTCCGCGAGCAAGCCGTCGCGTTCGAGTGCGAACAGCGGCTGCGAATGAAGCCCTGACAGCATCAGCACGGTGCCGTCGCGCACCGCGCGACGATGCAGGTCGCGCAACAGGGAAATCCCCGTGGCGTCAATGGCGGGCACATTGCGCAGGCGCAGTATCAGCACACGCGGTTTGCGACCCATTTCGCCCAGCGCTTCCTTGAATCGTTCGGCCGCGCCGAAAAAGAACGGTCCGTCAATCTCGAAGACCTCGACGCCGCGCGGCACGGACCGCAGTCCGATGTCCATGGCATCGACACCCTCCGGCAGATCAAACAGCTCCCGCGTGACGGCTTGCACATTGGTCACCTCCGCCATGCGCTTCATGAAGAGAAACGCCGCGAGGATCATGCCGACCTGCAGTGCCACCGTGAGATCGACCACGACGGTGAGCGCAAACGTGGTGACCAACACGATGACATCGGAGCGCGGCGCGCGCAGCTGTGCCCGGAAATTCCGCCATTCCGACATGTGATACGCGACCAGGGTCAGGATGCCGGCCAGCGTGGCCATCGGGATGAGCGCCGCCCACTTCCCGACAAACAAGGCAATCAGCAGCAGCACGATGGCGTGGGTGATGCCGGCAATCGGCGTGCGACCGCCACTCTTGATGTTGGTGGCGGTGCGCGCGATGGCGCCCGTGGCCGGAATGCCGCCAAACATCGGGGAAACCATGTTCGCGACGCCTTGTGCCACCAGCTCCATGTTCGATCGGTGTTTCCCACCGATCATGCCATCGGCCACCACCGCCGACAGCAACGACTCGATGGCGGCCAGCAGGGCGATGGTGAACGCCGGGCCGGCGAGATCGCGCACCATCGCGGCGGTGACGTGCGGGACATGAGGCGCGGGAAGTCCGCCCCCCACGTGCCCGAAGCGTGAACCGATCGTCTCGACGGGGATTCCCGCCAATTGTACCAGCGCGGTCGTCACGATCAACGCCACGAATGGGCCGGGCACTTTCAGTGACACGCGCGGCCAGAACAGCAGGATGACGAGGGTCAGCGCCGTGATGCCCACGGCGGGCCAGGCCGTCGTGCCAATGTGCACCGCATACGCCTGCCATCGTTCAAAGAAATCCGGCGGCACGGTCGCCATCGTGAGTCCCAGCGCGTCTCTCACTTGCCCGGAGAAGATGAGAATCGCAATGCCGCTGGTGAACCCCACCACGACCGGTTGCGGCACGAACTTGATGACGCCGCCGAGTTTCATGACGCCCATGGCAATGAGCAACACGCCGGCGAGGAACGTGGCCACCAGCAGGCCATCAACTCCGTGCTTGGCGACGATCCCCGACACGATCACCACGAAGGCGCCGGTGGGTCCGCCAATCTGGACACGCGAACCGCCGAGGACCGAGATGAGGAATCCGGCGACAATGGCGGTGATCAGTCCGCGGTCGGGCGTCACGCCGCTGGCGATCGCGAACGCAATGGCCAGCGGCAGGGCCACGATGCCGACGATGACGCCGGCCGTGACATCCTTGAGCAGCTGTTCGCGCGAGTATCCGCGCAGGGTGGAGAAAAGTTTCGGGACAAACGTCACCGGGCCAACTACCGGCGGTGTTTCAGTCGTCATGTCGGCCTCGACGGTCCTGTTTGGTGTCGGCGCGCCGGCGTTTGTCGTCCAGTCGGCGCTCCACCGACGCGCGGGTGGGCCTGGTGGCCTTGCGGGACGGTGGCACCACCAGCGCACGCGCCACGATGGTCGTCAGGCGTTCGAGCGCGGCTCGTCGATTCTGTTGCTGGCTTCGGTATTCACCGGCGACAATTCGCAACAGCCCGTCCGAATCAAGGCGCGACGCCAGCTTGGCCATCACGCGCGCCCGCTGTGCGTCACTCAGGGCACGCGACGTGCGGACGTTCCAGCGCAATTCAATGCGCGTCGCGCTGCGATTCACATGTTGTCCGCCGGGACCCGATCCGGTGATGGCCCGCAGCTGCAACTCACCGACCGCGATCCGTACGCCGGGCGCCACATCGATGCCGGCAGAGAGCTCGGGGGTGTCGAGCGGGGCGTCGTCTTCTGGCCGGGTCACGCTAGCGCCCGATCGGGTCGGCGCGACGATGCACGCGGAGCGCCGCGACCCGCCGTCCGTCCATGGCGACGATTTCCAATTCCCCGCCATCATAGGTCACCCGGTCGCCCACGTGTGGCAGTCGACCCAGCCGGGCAAAGGCGTACCCGCCCAGCGTGGTCCAGTCGCCTTCCGCGATGGGCAGCTTGTGATTGGAACGGACGTCCACCAGCGACATCGAGCCCGCCAGTTCCAGCACGCCGTCAAACAGCAGCGCATCACGCGACAGCGGATCGTACTCGTCGGCAATATCACCGACCACTTCCTCAATCAGATCTTCCATCGTCACGATGCCGGCCGTGCCACCATACTCATCGAGCACCACCGCCATCTGCGCGCGGGTGCGACGCAGGTCTTCGAGCACGCGTTCCGCCGCGCGCGTGGCCGGTACGAACAGGGGCTCGCGCAAGTGCTCGCGAAGTTCGAAATGCTGCGGGTCCTCATGCAGCCAGAAGTCCTTTGCCAGAAAGACGCCGATAATATCGTCGACGGTATCCCGGTACACCGGATAGCGCGAGTAGCGTTCCTGACGGAGTATCTGCACCAGTTCCTCACGCTCCACGTCGTCAGCGATACCGACCATCTCCGTGCGCGGTCGCATGATGTCGAAGGCTTTCTTGTTGTGAAAGTCAAAAACGCCGGCCAGCATGGCCGAATCCGACTCTTCCAGCGTGCCGTGCGCGCGGGCCTGCATCACCAGCAGGCGAAGCTCCTCCGGCGAGTGCACATGCCCGCCTTCCGAAGCCGGTGCCACCCCCAGCAGCTTGAGCAGTCGATTCGCCGTGCCGTTGAGGAACCCAATGAAGGGCGACATGATGCGTGAGAACAGCATCAGCGGTCGCACCACCACCCGTGAGACCTTTTCCGGGATGGCCAGGGCGATTGACTTGGGCGTCAATTCGCCCAGCACGATATGCAGGAACGTGATGACAAGGAACGCCACGGCGATGCCCGCGCCGGTGTGCAGGGCATCCGGGGCCGGCTCGATCCCTACCAGATGCAGGGCCCGGTCGACCAGCACCGCAATGGCCGGCTCGCCAATCCAGCCCAGCGCGAGCGACGCCAGGGTAATGCCCAGTTGCGTACCGGAGATATATCGGTCCAACTGGTTCAGGGCCCGCTGAACCACTTGCGCGGAGCGGTCGCCCTCGGCCGCCATGTGGTCTATGCGGCTGCGCCGAACGGCAACCAGCGCGAATTCGGCGGCCACAAAAAACGCATTGAGCAGCACCAGCAGGAGCACCAACGCCAGCCGGATGGCTCCGCTGGAAAAGGACAGACTCTCAGGACTTTGGCTGGGCAACACGGCGTCGATCATTCCGAAAGGAAACGGACTGGCGGGTGATTCGTCAGGGTAGTGCACCACCCGGACTCATGCAATCTGCAAGACTCGAGGCGGGTCCACGTCTCTTGCATCCTGCGAATCGCCGGTCTGCGGTCCCTCACTTCTTCCTTCCGGTCCGGTCCGTCGCGCCTGTGCGGCGGCTGGCAGTCTGTCGTCGGTGCGATACACACCCGCCCTTCCTCAGTTCGCGATTCAACAGACGCTTGACCCGCGCCGCATGTTGCGCTGGGTCTGGCTTGGCCGCGTCGTGTTGTCGTGCGCGATACTCGTGGCGGCGGTCTTTGTCTGGAATCGGGCCGAGCCCAACGATACGCTGATCGCTACGCTGATCTTTGCCGTCGCCACACTCACCACCGTGGCGTCGGCCATGTACGGGGAGATCGAGCAGCGCCCGTACGGGCCGATCTTCTATGGCATTCAATGTGCCGTCGATCTGGGTCTGGTGACGGCGATCGTGCATATCACCGGCGGCTGGAATTCGCAGTTCGCGGCCCTCTATATCCTCGTCATCGCCAGCGGGGCGCTGCTCCTGCCGTTCCGGGGCGGTCTGGCGGTGGCTGCCGGCGCCTGCGTGCTGTATGCCGCCGACGTGCTGTGGTTGCGTCCGGGTGTCGCTCCCGTCGGCATTGCGGTGCAGATCGGCGTCTTCATGGTCGTGGCCATCGGGTCGGGTCTGGTGTCGCTCCGTCTGCGACAGGCGGGAGTGGGTCGCGATGAACTCGCCGCGCAACTGGTCAAGGTGCAACTCGAAGCGGCCGATATCCTGCGCACGATCCGGTCCGGCATCCTGACGGTGGATACCGCGGGTCGATTGCTGTATGCGAATCCTGCGGCCACTGAACTGTTGGGCGTGAATCTGCGCTCGTTCACGGGTCGCCCCGTGCTCGATACGTTGCGCGCGGTGTCCCCGCAACTGGCCCAGGCCCTCGAACAATCATCGCAGAGCGGCATTCGCACCACCCGGGCGGAGGGACGCATTCGGCGCGATGATGGCGAAGTGGAAATCGGCGTGACCACCACCGTATCCGACGCCACCGACGGGGGCGAACGACACAGTGCCACGGCGATCTTCCAGGACATCTCCGACAGCAAGCGCATTCAGGCCCTGCACGTTCGCGCCGAACGACTCGAGGCAGTGGCCGAGCTCAGCGCCTCGCTGGCCCACGAAATTCGCAACCCGTTGGCGTCCATTCGCAGCGCCACCGAGCAACTCGCGCGTCGACGTGATCTGGAAGCGCTGCCGGCCGACGATGACGAGCGCGTGTTGCACGGCCTGGTGGTCCGCGAGGCGGATCGCCTGAGTCGATTGCTCGGGGACTTCCTCGACTTCGCGCGGGCACGTGTCTCGCGCGTCGTGACGCTGGATGTCGGCGCGCTGGTGACAGCGGCATCGACGCTCGCGGCGTCGCATCCGGACCGCGCCGACGGGGTCGAGGTCGCCGTGGTGATCGATTCGGGCCTACCGACCGTCGAAGGCGATGAGGACTTGCTGCATCGCGCGGTGTTCAATCTGGTGTTGAATGCCATACAGGCGGTGGGCCCGTCCGGTCAGGTGGACGTTCGCGTGGGCGAGCACCATCCTGCGCCGACCGCTGGCAACGCCCCATCGCGTCAGTTGGCAATCAGCGTGTCGGACAATGGCGACGGGATCCCGGAAGAGGTCCGCGAACGCCTGTTCGAGCCGTTCGTCTCTGGCAAGCCCGGCGGGACCGGGCTTGGCCTGCCGGTCGTCCATCGCGCCGTCGAGGCGCATCGCGGACTCGTGCTCGTCGATGCATTGGCCCGCGGAACCCGCTTCACCATTCTGCTGCCGACGACTCCCGTGGTCGGAGCTTCCCTTACTGGATTGGCACTGTGATTGCTTCTGCGCATACTGGCGCCGCCGCTCCCCGCGTCCTCGTCGTGGATGATGAATCGAGCATCCTCGATTCGCTGCGGATTCTGCTGAAGAATGAAGGCTTCGTCCCATTCACGGCCCTGGGCGGCAAGCAAGGCATCGAACGCCTCACCGAATTGCGTCCCGATATCGTGCTCACCGATGTGCGCATGCCTGATGTCAGCGGAGTGCAGGTCCTGAGCGCCGCGCGCCAAGCCGACGCGAACATGCCGGTCATCCTGATGACCGCCCAGGCGACGTTGCAATCGGCGATGCAGGCGGTGAACGA
The Gemmatimonadaceae bacterium genome window above contains:
- a CDS encoding STAS domain-containing protein; translated protein: MTTETPPVVGPVTFVPKLFSTLRGYSREQLLKDVTAGVIVGIVALPLAIAFAIASGVTPDRGLITAIVAGFLISVLGGSRVQIGGPTGAFVVIVSGIVAKHGVDGLLVATFLAGVLLIAMGVMKLGGVIKFVPQPVVVGFTSGIAILIFSGQVRDALGLTMATVPPDFFERWQAYAVHIGTTAWPAVGITALTLVILLFWPRVSLKVPGPFVALIVTTALVQLAGIPVETIGSRFGHVGGGLPAPHVPHVTAAMVRDLAGPAFTIALLAAIESLLSAVVADGMIGGKHRSNMELVAQGVANMVSPMFGGIPATGAIARTATNIKSGGRTPIAGITHAIVLLLIALFVGKWAALIPMATLAGILTLVAYHMSEWRNFRAQLRAPRSDVIVLVTTFALTVVVDLTVALQVGMILAAFLFMKRMAEVTNVQAVTRELFDLPEGVDAMDIGLRSVPRGVEVFEIDGPFFFGAAERFKEALGEMGRKPRVLILRLRNVPAIDATGISLLRDLHRRAVRDGTVLMLSGLHSQPLFALERDGLLAEIGESGVFAGVDDALAAARDIVGAPAVPAPGDVHRVVANPTPAGGTPIRRPPRSHPDNR
- a CDS encoding PAS domain S-box protein encodes the protein MLRWVWLGRVVLSCAILVAAVFVWNRAEPNDTLIATLIFAVATLTTVASAMYGEIEQRPYGPIFYGIQCAVDLGLVTAIVHITGGWNSQFAALYILVIASGALLLPFRGGLAVAAGACVLYAADVLWLRPGVAPVGIAVQIGVFMVVAIGSGLVSLRLRQAGVGRDELAAQLVKVQLEAADILRTIRSGILTVDTAGRLLYANPAATELLGVNLRSFTGRPVLDTLRAVSPQLAQALEQSSQSGIRTTRAEGRIRRDDGEVEIGVTTTVSDATDGGERHSATAIFQDISDSKRIQALHVRAERLEAVAELSASLAHEIRNPLASIRSATEQLARRRDLEALPADDDERVLHGLVVREADRLSRLLGDFLDFARARVSRVVTLDVGALVTAASTLAASHPDRADGVEVAVVIDSGLPTVEGDEDLLHRAVFNLVLNAIQAVGPSGQVDVRVGEHHPAPTAGNAPSRQLAISVSDNGDGIPEEVRERLFEPFVSGKPGGTGLGLPVVHRAVEAHRGLVLVDALARGTRFTILLPTTPVVGASLTGLAL
- a CDS encoding HlyD family efflux transporter periplasmic adaptor subunit; the encoded protein is MAGVPERIPPDQLPLTTARLLQEQTSYRIVWMWLGGIGIALLLVLFLPWQQTVQGDGKVSALSPQDRPQTLPSRIDGRIERWLVPEGTFVRAGTTIVEISEIKDEYMDPRLVERTTEQLDAKVQGNRDKAGKADAYSRQIEALERSLTVKRQQARNKVAQYTAALEQAVLDDSLARDQYRRRDALFASPLGLTSLNDLQASRLKSQSASAKMVEKRNELANAEVDLEGIEAEYREKIEKARGERLSTLADIQEGVGEVSKLRNKVASLNVRHGYYRITAPQDGYVVKAIKQGVGEMVKPGDPIVTVQPTAAKRAVELHVRPMDVPLLRVGGKVRLIFDGWPALQFSGWPSVSVGTFGGEIVVIDQVAGADGRFRTLVVPDGADEAWPTQLRIGSGVHAWAALNTVRVWFEIWRQLNGFPPSLDIANADGASSGGGGGGKK
- a CDS encoding HlyC/CorC family transporter; translated protein: MIDAVLPSQSPESLSFSSGAIRLALVLLLVLLNAFFVAAEFALVAVRRSRIDHMAAEGDRSAQVVQRALNQLDRYISGTQLGITLASLALGWIGEPAIAVLVDRALHLVGIEPAPDALHTGAGIAVAFLVITFLHIVLGELTPKSIALAIPEKVSRVVVRPLMLFSRIMSPFIGFLNGTANRLLKLLGVAPASEGGHVHSPEELRLLVMQARAHGTLEESDSAMLAGVFDFHNKKAFDIMRPRTEMVGIADDVEREELVQILRQERYSRYPVYRDTVDDIIGVFLAKDFWLHEDPQHFELREHLREPLFVPATRAAERVLEDLRRTRAQMAVVLDEYGGTAGIVTMEDLIEEVVGDIADEYDPLSRDALLFDGVLELAGSMSLVDVRSNHKLPIAEGDWTTLGGYAFARLGRLPHVGDRVTYDGGELEIVAMDGRRVAALRVHRRADPIGR
- the arfB gene encoding aminoacyl-tRNA hydrolase; translation: MAGNWKSSPWTDGGSRRSACIVAPTRSGASVTRPEDDAPLDTPELSAGIDVAPGVRIAVGELQLRAITGSGPGGQHVNRSATRIELRWNVRTSRALSDAQRARVMAKLASRLDSDGLLRIVAGEYRSQQQNRRAALERLTTIVARALVVPPSRKATRPTRASVERRLDDKRRRADTKQDRRGRHDD
- a CDS encoding TolC family protein is translated as MAFTRKACRATMILGLTVMGGSLRAQAVMPFSRYAAQVEANHPIAQQARLVAAQARTAMQEAWGAFDPKLSLSFAQKAYKGEQYFSYLDAGVKVPTPIGADLKLGFERASGFRVSDDRTTPRSGLFSLGLSVPVGQRLITDERRTAFTIARAQREIGDAERQGMINKLLLDAAKAYGAWYAAERRFEIAAEGVTLATFRLQAVEQRVRNGENAPIDTLEASLEVQRRAVARLEAENERLAARVMAAVFLWDSRGQPEELPPDAQPVLAGLDQTTTDTTRLAIWIAAVASRHPELRKVEGKLRAAQAERLFAQQAQIPFAEATVAAIGDRDPIGLLGASDRWRDNFKAGLDVESSLLLLKERGKAARSRQKEEFVRLDRDLLRRELAYDVRLALNDVVLLERVLTAQRANVRSASQLRDAEQTRFSSGESTLLVVNLRERLVLDESAKLATVEGKLAAARAALVVAVGDASLIR